The Streptomyces sp. NBC_00224 genome has a window encoding:
- a CDS encoding GNAT family N-acetyltransferase — protein MTDAPQDAPHPSYTVRPATVADAEGARRVMLDTFYREFGYGYVPQWHRDVVDIAGTYLDDPRHLLLVAVHGGEVVATTGVRSVGPVHPPHPRRLAERYPPGTTAQLVRVYVKAEHRRHGLARTLVRRACHFAATTPGYESIYLHTNVHVEGAEAFWRSMAKEAFDARTTGEHGPGVGTVHFEIPMPR, from the coding sequence ATGACCGATGCCCCGCAGGACGCCCCGCACCCCTCGTACACCGTGCGCCCCGCCACAGTGGCCGACGCGGAGGGAGCGCGCCGCGTGATGCTCGACACCTTCTACCGGGAGTTCGGCTACGGCTACGTACCCCAATGGCACCGCGACGTCGTCGACATCGCGGGCACCTACCTGGACGACCCCCGGCATCTGCTACTGGTGGCGGTGCACGGCGGCGAGGTGGTGGCCACGACCGGCGTGCGATCGGTCGGCCCGGTCCATCCGCCGCACCCGCGCCGGCTGGCGGAGCGCTACCCGCCGGGCACGACCGCGCAGCTGGTCCGGGTCTACGTCAAGGCCGAGCACCGGCGCCACGGCCTGGCACGGACCCTGGTGCGCAGAGCATGCCACTTCGCCGCCACCACCCCGGGCTACGAGAGCATTTACCTGCACACCAACGTCCACGTGGAGGGCGCCGAAGCGTTCTGGCGAAGCATGGCCAAGGAGGCGTTCGACGCCCGGACGACCGGTGAGCACGGTCCCGGTGTCGGCACGGTGCACTTCGAGATCCCGATGCCTCGGTGA
- a CDS encoding MerR family transcriptional regulator has product MAWPIAEVARMSGVTARTLRHYDEIDLLPPAWIGANGHRYYEERQLLRLQQVLVLRALGLGLPEIGRILAAQVDEVEALRGHYRRLLAERDRLDALAGTVARTITELEQSRKDGTDMISISRPENLFEGIRPAQCMKVLRGFPELVGAVERHTAALSRAEIEADERERTAQMIRLAELMATGLPADADEVQVEIDTQYRTLAQSRAATAEEYRAIGRCCVENEHWRAVYESIAPGLAAYQRDAIETYAATRLR; this is encoded by the coding sequence ATGGCCTGGCCGATCGCGGAGGTCGCCCGGATGTCGGGTGTGACGGCCCGGACACTGCGGCACTACGACGAAATCGACCTGCTGCCGCCGGCCTGGATCGGGGCCAACGGCCACCGTTACTACGAGGAGCGCCAACTGCTGCGGCTGCAGCAGGTTCTCGTGCTGCGGGCGCTGGGCCTGGGACTGCCTGAGATCGGCCGGATCCTGGCCGCGCAGGTCGACGAGGTGGAGGCTCTGCGGGGCCATTACCGTCGGCTGCTCGCCGAGCGCGACCGCCTCGATGCCCTGGCCGGCACCGTCGCCCGCACGATCACCGAACTGGAGCAGTCCAGGAAGGACGGCACAGACATGATCAGTATCAGCCGGCCGGAGAACCTGTTCGAGGGCATCCGGCCCGCCCAGTGCATGAAGGTCCTGCGCGGTTTCCCGGAGCTGGTCGGGGCCGTCGAGCGGCATACCGCGGCGTTGAGCAGGGCCGAGATCGAGGCCGACGAGCGCGAGCGCACGGCGCAGATGATCCGGCTGGCGGAGCTGATGGCCACCGGCCTGCCCGCTGACGCCGACGAGGTGCAGGTCGAGATCGACACCCAGTACCGGACGTTGGCCCAGAGCCGGGCAGCCACCGCCGAGGAGTACCGCGCGATCGGGCGTTGCTGCGTGGAGAACGAGCACTGGCGCGCGGTGTACGAGTCGATCGCGCCGGGCCTGGCCGCGTACCAGCGGGACGCCATCGAGACGTACGCCGCAACTCGGCTGCGCTGA
- a CDS encoding alpha/beta hydrolase has product MTPAARHRAVLSALAATIAALAPATPVQATTTPAPSPRFGPCPESVPAPASPAQVECGSLSVPLDWERPDGEHIRIAVSRVRASGPPEERRGILLVNPGGPGGPGLAYAVTKRAKLPESVRRAYDVIGFDPRGTGQSAPADCGPMGGLFDRPGPEPVPSGRAAEKAHLDSLRRMADDCAAGVGDALVHLSTTQTARDMDAIRSTLGERRIGFLGISYGSYLGAAYAALFPQHVGRMVLDSVVGPWQWYDFDLRQSRALLRQRDVFFTWVARHEQRFGLGGSAGQVRSAYMRARQELAARPVDGIGPAEFDRAVYRSLGRTERWEDLAAGIHAYLHDGSTELLRPAAPFDGAASRTYESANRVVKCADGPGPTPGRVTADLRRLRRLDPHPIVTGIEASACSYWHHIPTQNTRLGGPEVPPVLLIASEHDPVTPVEGARQLRKRLPGSRLVTLYDDYSHGVFASRGNACVDGTAAAYLIDGTVPSTDVHCAGPGLPALRVPSE; this is encoded by the coding sequence GTGACTCCCGCTGCACGCCACCGGGCCGTTCTGTCCGCCCTCGCGGCCACCATCGCCGCCCTGGCCCCGGCCACCCCTGTCCAAGCCACCACCACCCCGGCACCATCCCCGCGTTTCGGTCCCTGCCCGGAGTCCGTACCGGCCCCGGCCTCTCCCGCGCAGGTGGAGTGCGGATCGCTGAGCGTCCCGCTCGACTGGGAACGCCCGGACGGCGAGCACATCCGCATCGCCGTCTCGCGCGTACGCGCGTCCGGACCGCCCGAGGAGCGGCGCGGCATTCTGCTGGTGAACCCGGGCGGACCCGGCGGGCCGGGGTTGGCCTACGCCGTCACCAAACGGGCCAAGCTGCCCGAGAGCGTGCGCCGCGCATACGACGTCATCGGCTTCGACCCACGCGGCACCGGGCAGAGCGCGCCCGCGGACTGCGGCCCGATGGGCGGACTCTTCGACCGCCCCGGACCCGAGCCCGTACCGTCGGGCCGCGCCGCGGAAAAGGCGCACCTCGACTCGTTGAGGCGTATGGCGGACGACTGCGCGGCCGGCGTCGGCGACGCGCTGGTGCATCTGTCGACCACTCAGACCGCCCGGGACATGGACGCCATACGCTCCACACTCGGCGAACGGCGGATCGGCTTCCTGGGCATCTCCTACGGCAGCTACCTCGGCGCCGCCTATGCCGCCCTGTTCCCGCAGCATGTCGGCCGTATGGTGCTCGACAGCGTCGTCGGCCCCTGGCAGTGGTACGACTTCGACCTGCGGCAGAGCCGGGCATTGCTGCGCCAGCGCGATGTGTTCTTCACCTGGGTCGCCCGGCACGAACAACGCTTCGGCCTCGGCGGCAGCGCCGGTCAGGTCCGTTCCGCCTACATGCGGGCGCGTCAGGAACTCGCCGCCCGCCCCGTGGACGGCATCGGTCCTGCCGAGTTCGACCGTGCCGTGTACCGATCGCTCGGCCGCACGGAACGCTGGGAGGACCTCGCGGCGGGCATCCATGCCTACCTGCACGACGGCAGCACCGAACTCCTGCGCCCCGCCGCCCCCTTCGACGGCGCCGCGTCACGTACCTATGAGTCCGCGAACCGCGTCGTGAAGTGCGCTGACGGGCCCGGCCCGACGCCGGGCCGCGTCACGGCCGACCTCCGGCGCCTGCGGCGTCTCGACCCGCACCCGATCGTCACAGGAATCGAAGCCTCGGCTTGCTCGTACTGGCACCACATACCCACCCAGAACACCCGGCTCGGCGGCCCCGAGGTGCCCCCGGTGCTGCTGATCGCCTCCGAACACGACCCCGTCACACCCGTCGAGGGCGCCCGGCAACTTCGGAAGCGGCTGCCCGGCTCGCGCCTGGTCACGCTCTACGACGACTACTCGCACGGCGTCTTCGCCAGCCGGGGCAACGCGTGCGTGGACGGCACCGCCGCCGCGTATCTGATCGACGGGACCGTCCCGTCGACGGATGTGCACTGCGCGGGCCCCGGCCTTCCGGCGCTTCGGGTCCCCAGCGAATGA